A stretch of the Drosophila sulfurigaster albostrigata strain 15112-1811.04 chromosome 2L, ASM2355843v2, whole genome shotgun sequence genome encodes the following:
- the LOC133848009 gene encoding hydroxylysine kinase, which translates to MFAPKILAKQQVKCPRPIANARGKYYSVEQLNGNAHVVRLLDFIPGKMFHEVEVTKNLLFQCGEYLAKLDRALKNFTHKAYDTHKTLWMLQSVPQLRDFLYALQDHQRKALCEEIIEAFESKVLSVLSTLELQIIHGDYNEQNILVSSSKDGSVDSYRVTGVIDFGDTNRSPLIFELGIAMSYMMLQAKDLASGGIFLAGYTSIQSISATERSYLKYCVAARLAQSLVMGAYTHTLHPGNDYVLVTQAQGWILLEQLWRESFESIDELWQTTAHQYLTQSNK; encoded by the exons ATGTTCGCGCCAAAAATACTTG CCAAACAGCAAGTAAAGTGCCCACGTCCTATTGCCAATGCACGCGGCAAATATTATTCGGTGGAGCAGCTTAATGGCAATGCACATGTGGTGCGTCTACTGGACTTCATACCGGGTAAAATGTTCCATGAGGTCGAGGTGACCAAGAATCTGCTCTTTCAATGCGGCGAGTACTTGGCCAAATTGGATCGTGCTCTCAAGAACTTTACTCATAAGGCCTACGACACGCACAAGACCCTGTGGATGCTGCAGTCGGTGCCGCAGCTGCGAGATTTCCTCTATGCACTTCAGGATCATCAGCGTAAAGCGTTGTGCGAGGAGATCATTGAGGCATTCGAGTCAAAGGTGTTGAGTGTGCTGTCCACACTGGAGCTGCAGATCATACACGGCGACTACAACGAGCAGAATATTCTGGTTAGTTCATCAAAAGACGGATCAGTGGATTCGTATCGCGTCACAGGCGTCATTGACTTCGGTGACACGAATCGTTCGCCGTTGATCTTCGAGTTGGGCATTGCCATGAGCTACATGATGCTTCAAGCCAAGGATTTGGCTAGCGGAGGCATTTTCCTCGCTGGCTACACCAGCATTCAGTCAATTAGCGCCACAGAGCGCAGCTATCTCAAGTATTGTGTGGCGGCTCGTCTCGCCCAGAGTCTGGTGATGGGCGCCTACACGCATACGCTGCATCCGGGCAATGATTACGTGTTGGTCACGCAGGCCCAAGGCTGGATACTGTTGGAGCAGTTGTGGCGCGAAAGTTTCGAGTCCATCGATGAACTGTGGCAGACAACGGCTCATCAGTATCTCACGCAAAGCAATAAGTAA